One window of Quercus robur chromosome 5, dhQueRobu3.1, whole genome shotgun sequence genomic DNA carries:
- the LOC126726916 gene encoding uncharacterized protein LOC126726916 — MTTSKRLSERKVAKFQKNITKRGLVPETTSKKGNDYPVGPIVLGFFVFVVIGSSLFQIIRTATSGGMA, encoded by the exons ACTACCTCAAAGCGCCTTTCTGAGAGGAAAGTGGCAAAGTTTCAGAAGAACATCACAAAGAGGGGATTAGTGCCTGAAACCACTTCAAAGAAGGGAAATGACTACCCAGTTGGGCCTATCGTTCTTGGTTTCTTTGTCTTTGTTGTCATTGGATCAT CCCTCTTTCAGATAATAAGGACAGCTACAAGCGGTGGGATGGCCTGA